From Selenomonas ruminantium AC2024, a single genomic window includes:
- a CDS encoding phosphatase PAP2 family protein — MTLDQMILLFIQDSIRCDWLTDIICAITLMGDNGLIWLVLLLLLLIYPKTRKLGMVAGLSFLLCVGVAEVIKNLVMRPRPFLDIAELVPLVKPPQSYSFPSVHTVSSFSVAWILLWSRERKAIRYAVFIFALLMAFSRLYVGVHYPSDVLTGMLLAFLGSYIVWRWQGHKLS, encoded by the coding sequence ATGACTTTAGACCAGATGATTTTGCTGTTTATACAGGATTCGATACGCTGCGACTGGCTGACGGACATAATCTGCGCCATTACTCTTATGGGGGACAATGGGCTTATTTGGCTGGTTTTGCTGCTGTTGTTGCTCATCTATCCGAAAACCCGCAAGCTGGGAATGGTGGCAGGGCTTTCCTTCCTGCTTTGTGTTGGCGTTGCAGAAGTCATCAAAAATCTCGTGATGCGTCCCCGGCCCTTTTTGGATATAGCAGAACTTGTGCCGCTCGTTAAGCCGCCACAGTCGTATTCCTTTCCTTCTGTCCATACGGTATCTTCCTTTTCCGTAGCCTGGATTCTCCTGTGGTCGCGGGAGCGCAAGGCCATCCGCTATGCCGTGTTTATCTTTGCGCTGTTGATGGCCTTCTCCCGCTTGTATGTGGGCGTCCATTATCCCTCGGATGTGCTGACGGGAATGCTGCTGGCTTTTCTGGGAAGCTATATCGTCTGGCGCTGGCAGGGACATAAACTTAGCTAA